A part of Chloroflexota bacterium genomic DNA contains:
- a CDS encoding HAD-IA family hydrolase, whose translation MNGRPEGFGELDRSRVRGLLFDVDGTLSDTDDHWVQRFTKRLTPFSGLFADRDPKRFARWVVMSVETPANFLYSLADRVGIDKPIFTFVNWLFQKSRSRSAIQDRFLIIPGVKEMLARLHGKFPMAVVSARDEKTTLAFLDLFGLTPYFDVVVTAHTCEHTKPFPEPVIYAAEALGLDPDQCLMIGDTIVDIKAGKLAGAQTVAVLCGFGQRQELERVGANVILDSSAELDSFLVAEHLE comes from the coding sequence ATGAACGGAAGACCTGAGGGTTTTGGCGAATTAGACCGCTCGCGTGTGCGCGGGTTGCTATTTGATGTTGATGGCACGCTGAGTGACACCGACGATCATTGGGTGCAGCGCTTTACAAAACGGTTGACCCCGTTTTCAGGTCTGTTTGCTGATCGTGATCCGAAAAGGTTCGCCCGTTGGGTTGTGATGTCAGTCGAGACGCCCGCCAACTTTCTTTATAGTTTGGCTGATCGCGTTGGCATAGACAAACCCATCTTCACATTTGTAAATTGGTTGTTCCAAAAAAGCCGGTCCCGTAGCGCTATCCAGGACCGGTTTTTAATTATCCCCGGCGTCAAAGAGATGCTAGCAAGACTGCACGGGAAATTCCCGATGGCGGTGGTCAGCGCCAGGGACGAAAAGACAACCCTGGCTTTTTTGGATCTATTTGGGTTGACACCCTACTTTGATGTCGTAGTCACGGCCCATACCTGCGAACATACCAAACCTTTCCCTGAACCAGTGATCTATGCCGCCGAAGCGCTGGGGCTGGACCCTGATCAATGCTTGATGATCGGTGACACTATCGTGGATATCAAAGCCGGTAAGCTGGCCGGTGCGCAGACTGTGGCTGTACTTTGCGGATTTGGGCAGCGGCAAGAGTTGGAGCGGGTTGGTGCAAATGTCATCCTCGATAGTTCGGCAGAGTTGGATAGCTTTCTCGTCGCAGAACATCTAGAATAG
- a CDS encoding 1-acyl-sn-glycerol-3-phosphate acyltransferase has translation MLADMENKYPYPRYQFRRGVLKAGISPLAHILSRFTIVGKKNIPTDGPLIVVTNHFHFIDAPILILAAPWPLEFLADFQMPNVPPYLKFLPDFYGTYDVEQGTPNLEALRASEAVLRQKGVLGIFPEGRVHQPPLKPALPGAAFLALRTGAPILPVGIYSDNHWDIFGMIKQTGRRIRAYCQFGPVFGPLKSDNPRRPSRAEITEAGVQIMSAIAAQLPEEMRGEYSAD, from the coding sequence ATGTTGGCTGATATGGAAAACAAGTATCCCTACCCTCGATATCAATTTAGACGGGGTGTATTGAAGGCTGGGATTTCACCTCTGGCACATATCTTATCCCGTTTTACGATCGTGGGTAAAAAGAATATTCCCACGGATGGCCCTTTGATCGTGGTCACCAATCACTTCCATTTTATTGATGCCCCAATTCTGATCCTGGCTGCCCCCTGGCCGCTGGAATTTCTGGCTGATTTTCAGATGCCCAATGTCCCCCCATACCTAAAATTCTTACCGGATTTCTACGGCACCTATGATGTGGAGCAGGGTACGCCTAATTTAGAGGCATTGCGGGCATCAGAGGCTGTCCTGCGACAGAAGGGTGTTTTAGGCATCTTCCCGGAAGGGCGCGTTCACCAACCGCCATTGAAACCCGCTTTGCCTGGTGCCGCCTTTCTGGCGCTGCGCACCGGAGCCCCTATCTTGCCCGTGGGAATCTACAGTGATAACCACTGGGATATCTTTGGTATGATCAAACAAACCGGCCGGAGGATACGGGCGTATTGTCAGTTTGGGCCAGTGTTTGGGCCGCTGAAATCGGATAACCCCCGTCGGCCTTCCCGTGCTGAGATCACTGAAGCAGGAGTGCAGATCATGTCCGCAATTGCTGCTCAGCTCCCGGAAGAGATGCGGGGCGAATACTCGGCGGATTGA